In Leptospira hartskeerlii, a single window of DNA contains:
- the rmuC gene encoding DNA recombination protein RmuC: MEFAIVLLTGLLIGFGLAFFLAKALYSKESGISPSEHEKLKLERAGLLTSEQRSKERILQLEKEFKENSEKTEKAIGYYQAMKKESDLLKERLENQKKEFDDLMSKLDEKFKHAANQALLDNSQKFNQQTHEKMNDLLRPFKEEIEKFGVKVELSHKEHKDDTANLKAQINNLLEMNKTLSEDAKSLASALKGNSKTQGDWGEGILENILQNSGLVKGREYTAQESVQTEDGRLRPDIVVKLPSGKSIVIDSKVSLTAYVEYASAETEEVKKAALQRHLKSLYEHVSGLYKKNYQSLYGIESLDFVLMFLPVEPSYYEAVRTDPKFLEDAYAKNILIVTPSTLMVSLKMVANLWRKEKQNKNSEQIAEESGKMYDKIVEIVTALEVLGKSIDKSKDNYDAVLGKLKSGRGNLLGRAENIRKLGAKVRKSLESASEDSGDDAEETLFLNGE, from the coding sequence ATGGAATTTGCAATCGTATTACTCACAGGTCTTCTTATAGGTTTTGGCCTTGCCTTCTTCTTGGCAAAAGCTCTTTATTCCAAAGAGTCTGGGATCAGTCCAAGTGAGCATGAAAAGTTAAAATTAGAAAGAGCAGGACTTCTTACATCTGAACAAAGATCCAAAGAAAGGATCCTTCAGTTAGAAAAAGAGTTCAAAGAGAATTCTGAAAAAACAGAAAAAGCGATCGGCTATTACCAAGCAATGAAAAAGGAATCCGATCTTTTGAAAGAAAGATTGGAGAACCAAAAAAAAGAATTCGACGATCTAATGTCCAAACTGGATGAAAAGTTCAAACATGCAGCCAATCAAGCTCTGTTAGATAATTCCCAAAAGTTCAACCAGCAAACTCACGAAAAAATGAACGATCTACTTCGTCCTTTTAAGGAAGAAATAGAAAAGTTCGGAGTCAAAGTAGAACTTTCCCATAAAGAGCATAAGGATGATACAGCAAACTTAAAGGCTCAGATCAACAATCTATTAGAAATGAATAAAACACTTTCGGAGGACGCCAAAAGTTTGGCTTCCGCTCTGAAAGGAAATTCTAAAACTCAAGGAGATTGGGGAGAAGGAATCCTAGAAAACATCCTTCAAAATAGCGGCCTAGTCAAGGGGAGAGAATACACCGCTCAAGAATCCGTCCAAACGGAAGACGGAAGACTGAGACCTGATATAGTAGTTAAACTTCCTTCCGGAAAATCAATCGTGATAGACTCCAAGGTCTCCCTAACTGCGTACGTAGAATATGCTTCCGCAGAAACGGAAGAAGTAAAAAAGGCCGCTCTACAAAGACATCTCAAAAGTTTGTATGAACATGTTTCCGGGCTATACAAGAAAAATTACCAGTCTTTGTATGGAATAGAATCTCTGGACTTCGTGTTGATGTTCCTTCCGGTAGAACCTTCTTATTATGAAGCTGTTCGAACGGATCCTAAATTTTTAGAGGATGCTTACGCTAAGAATATCCTCATAGTTACTCCTTCTACCCTAATGGTTTCCTTAAAGATGGTGGCCAATCTTTGGAGAAAGGAAAAGCAAAACAAAAACTCGGAACAGATCGCAGAAGAATCCGGCAAGATGTATGACAAGATCGTAGAGATCGTAACTGCGTTAGAAGTTCTTGGCAAATCCATAGATAAATCCAAAGACAATTATGATGCAGTGCTTGGAAAATTAAAATCAGGCAGAGGAAATCTTTTAGGAAGAGCGGAAAATATTCGTAAATTAGGAGCTAAGGTCCGCAAGTCCTTAGAGAGCGCTTCAGAAGATTCTGGGGACGATGCGGAAGAGACTCTGTTTTTAAACGGAGAATGA